A genomic window from Brassica oleracea var. oleracea cultivar TO1000 chromosome C8, BOL, whole genome shotgun sequence includes:
- the LOC106310774 gene encoding LOW QUALITY PROTEIN: anaphase-promoting complex subunit 5-like (The sequence of the model RefSeq protein was modified relative to this genomic sequence to represent the inferred CDS: inserted 1 base in 1 codon), producing the protein MAGLTRTAGAFAVTPHKISVCVLLQIYAPSAQMSLPFPFSSVSQHNRLGLYLLSLTKACDDMYEMKLEELINQLRELGDDVDAWLTENLTNQFSSLSSPDDLLNFFTDMRGILGSLDSGAVQDDRIVLDHNSNLGMFVRRCILAFNLLSFEGVCHLFSSIEAYCREAHSSSAQYDAXNSNLESLTQYDQMDMEIYVMDKATKEMELHRNASGSVSFHLHTPEALFKVTEGLLVSRKEKSSTSKFAEATSVASASSSKVEDTRVDESLFLRTNLQIQGFLMEKADAIEAHGNSFFSSSIESFLEQLQNLAPELHRVHFLRYLNKLHSDDYFAALDNLLRYFDYSAGTEGFDLVPPSTGCSMHGRYEIGLLCLGMMHFRFGHPNLALEVLTEAVRVSQQLSNDTCLAYTLAAMSNLLSEMGIASTTSVLGASYSPVTSTASSLSVQQRVYILLKESLRRADTLKLKRLVASNHLAMAKFELMHVQRPLLSFGPKASMRHKTCPISVCKEIRLSAHLISDFSSESSKMTIDGSLSSVWLKDLQKPWSQPVYSRESSSRNNSTFFKFCDHLVSIPGSVSQIIGASYLIRATSWELYGSAPMARMNTLVYATLFGDSSSSSDAELAYLKLIQHLALYKGYKDAFAALKIAEEKFLTVSKSKILLLKLQLLHEHALHRGNLKLAQRICNELGGLASTTMGVDMELKVEASLREARTLLAAKQYSQAANTAHSLFCTCHKFNLQIEKASVLLLLAEIHKMAGNAVMGLPYALASISFCQSFNLDLLKASATLTLAELWRGLGSNHSKRALDLLHGAFPMILGHGGLELRARAYIFEANCYLSDPSFSVSTDSDTVLDSLRQASDELQALEYHELTAEALYLMAMVYDKLGRPEEREEAAALFKKHITALEIPQDVEPNMA; encoded by the exons ATGGCCGGATTAACGAGAACAGCCGGCGCTTTCGCGGTAACTCCGCACAAGATCTCCGTTTGCGTTCTCCTGCAGATATACGCTCCATCTGCTCAGATGTCTCTCCCTTTCCCTTTCTCTTCCGTTTCTCAGCACAACCGCCTCGGCCTCTACTTGCTCTCTCTCACTAAG GCATGCGATGATATGTATGAGATGAAGCTGGAGGAGCTCATCAACCAATTAAGAGAACTTGGGGATGACGTGGATGCGTGGCTGACTGAGAATTTGACTAATCAATTTTCATCTTTGTCTTCACCAGATGATCTATTGAATTTCTTTACTGACATGCGAG GAATACTTGGGAGCCTTGATTCAGGAGCTGTGCAAGATGATCGGATTGTTTTGGATCACAATAGCAACTTGGGAATGTTTGTTCGTCGTTGTATTTTGGCGTTTAACCTTTTATCGTTCGAG GGAGTTTGTCATCTTTTTTCAAGCATTGAAGCCTACTGCAGAGAAGCCCATTCAAGCTCTGCTCAGTATGATG TTAATAGTAATCTGGAGTCATTAACACAATATGATCAGATGGATATGGAGATCTATGTAATGGATAAAGCAACCAAAGAAATGGAGCTACATAGAAATGCAAGTGGAAGTGTCTCTTTCCACCTTCATACGCCGGAAGCACTCTTTAAAGTGACAGAAG GTTTGCTAGTTAGTAGGAAGGAAAAATCAAGTACCAGCAAATTTGCAGAGGCTACTTCAGTTGCTTCTGCCTCTTCAAGTAAAGTTGAGGATACCCGGGTTGATGAGTCATTATTCCTTCGGACAAATTTGCAGATACAAGGCTTTTTAATGGAAAAGGCTGATGCAATTGAAGC CCATGGAAATTCATTCTTTTCAAGTTCGATTGAAAGTTTCCTTGAGCAGCTTCAAAATTTAGCCCCTGAGTTGCATCGT GTTCACTTTTTGCGTTACTTGAATAAACTTCACAGCGACGACTATTTTGCTGCTTTAGATAATCTCCTCCGTTACTTTGATTACAG TGCAGGGACTGAAGGATTTGACCTTGTTCCTCCTTCAACTGGTTGTAGCATGCATGGAAGGTACGAGATTGGTTTGTTATGTTTAGGAATGATGCATTTCCGCTTTGGGCATCCTAATCTGGCTCTAGAG GTTTTAACAGAAGCCGTGCGTGTATCACAACAG CTTAGTAATGATACCTGTCTAGCCTATACACTAGCAGCAATGAGCAACTTGTTATCAGAAATGGGCATTGCAAGTACCACCAGTGTTCTCGGAGCCTCGTACTCACCCGTCACTAGCACTGCGTCTTCATTATCTGTACAACAAAGGGTGTACATACTTTTGAAAGAGTCCTTGAGGAGAGCTGACACACTAAAGTTAAAACGCTTAGTGGCTTCTAATCATCTTGCGATGGCTAAATTTGAGTTGATG CATGTGCAAAGGCCTCTGCTTTCGTTTGGTCCCAAAGCTTCAATGCGTCACAAAACTTGTCCAATTAGCGTCTGCAAG GAGATAAGACTAAGCGCACACTTAATTAGCGACTTTTCTTCTGAAAGCTCTAAAATGACAATTGATGGCTCACTTAGCTCAGTTTGGCTTAAAGACTTGCAAAAACCATGGAGTCAACCCGTGTATTCCCGAGAATCTAGTTCTAGAAACAATTCGACTTTTTTCAAGTTCTGTGATCATTTGGTCTCGATTCCTGGGTCTGTATCACAAATAATAGGTGCTTCTTATTTAATACGGGCAACTTCATGGGAGTTATATGGCAG CGCTCCTATGGCTCGGATGAATACCTTGGTGTATGCAACTTTATTTGGTGACTCTTCGAG TTCATCTGACGCAGAGTTAGCATACTTGAAGCTCATTCAACATTTGGCACTATATAAAGGATACAAAG ATGCCTTTGCTGCTCTTAAGATTGCGGAGGAAAAGTTCTTAACCGTATCAAAATCAAAAATATTGTTGCTCAAGTTGCAGTTACTACATGAACATGCCTTGCATCG GGGGAATCTAAAGCTAGCTCAACGAATCTGCAATGAGCTAGGAGGTTTGGCATCAACCACCATGGGTGTAGACATGGAGCTGAAAGTAGAAGCAAGCCTTCGTGAAGCTAGGACGTTGCTTGCTGCAAAACAGTATAGCCAG GCAGCAAATACGGCACACTCCCTCTTTTGCACGTGTCATAAATTCAATTTGCAAATCGAAAAGGCGTCTGTTCTTCTTCTGTTAGCAGAAATCCATAAG ATGGCAGGAAATGCGGTCATGGGTCTTCCGTATGCGCTGGCAAGCATCTCGTTTTGCCAGTCTTTCAATTTGGATCTTCTCAAAGCATCAGCTACTCTCACTCTGGCCGAGCTGTGGCGTGGTCTTGGATCAAATCATTCCAAGCGAGCGTTAGACCTTTTGCATGGCGCATTCCCTATGATTCTTGGCCATGGAGGTCTTGAGTTGCGTGCTCGAGCATACATCTTTGAAGCAAACTGCTATCTTTCTGATCCAAGCTTTTCAG TTTCCACAGATTCTGACACTGTCTTGGATTCTCTAAGGCAAGCTTCAGATGAGCTTCAAGCTTTGGAG TACCATGAATTGACAGCTGAAGCTTTGTATTTAATGGCGATGGTATACGACAAGCTGGGACGGCCCGAGGAGAGGGAAGAAGCTGCGGCTTTGTTTAAGAAGCATATAACAGCTCTGGAGATCCCTCAAGACGTTGAACCAAACATGGCATGA